The following DNA comes from Pontibacillus halophilus JSM 076056 = DSM 19796.
GTGAGTTAATCTCCGAAACAGAAGAGCTAAAGGCAAAACGAAACGAAGTCTCTAAGCAAATTTCTGAATTGAAGAAAGCAAAACAAGATGCGGACCACCTCATTACAGAGATGAGAGAAGTGGGCGACCGAGTTAAGGAATTAGACCAAGAACTACGTAATGTTGAAGAGCAGCTAGAGACGCTCATGATGTCGATTCCTAACATTCCACATGAGAGCGTTCCAATTGGAGAAGACGAAGACGATAATGTCTTGGCAAGAGAATGGGGAACAATTCCTCAATTGAACTTTGAAGCAAAGCCTCATTGGGAACTGTCAGAAGGGCTAGGCATTTTAGACTTTGAGCGCGCATCTAAAGTAACAGGAAGCCGTTTCGTGTTCTATAAGGGTCTTGGTGCTCGCCTTGAGCGCGCTTTAATGAGCTTCATGATGGACCTTCATGCAGAGGAGCATGGTTACGAAGAAATGCTTCCTCCATATATGGTGAACAGCCAAAGCTTAACAGGTACAGGACAGCTACCGAAATTTGAAGAAGATGCCTTTAAAGTAGAGGATTGGGGCTATTATATGGTGCCAACAGCGGAAGTACCTGTCACGAACTATCACCGCGAAGAGATTCTAAGTGGGGATGCGCTACCTCAGAAATACGTAGCCTTCAGTGCTAGCTTCCGTTCTGAAGCGGGGTCTGCCGGACGTGACACACGCGGCTTGATTCGCCAACACCAATTTAACAAAGTAGAGCTTGTTCAGTTCGTGAAGCCTGAAGATTCTTATGACGTACTTGAGGAATTGACGGGACACGCTGAGAAGGTGTTGCAACTGTTAGAGCTCCCTTATCGTGTAATGAGCATGTGTACTGGGGATTTAGGATTTACCGCTGCCAAGAAATATGACATCGAAGTTTGGCTACCAAGCTATAACACATATCGTGAGATTAGCTCTTGTTCAAACTTTGAAGACTTCCAGGCGCGTCGTTCTGGAATTCGATTCCGTCGTAGTCAGAATGATAAGCCAGAGTTTGTGCATACGTTAAATGGATCTGGACTTGCTATAGGTCGTACTGTTGCTGCTATCTTAGAGAACTACCAGCAAGAAGATGGCTCTGTCATCGTACCAGAAGTACTTCGTCCGTACATGGGTGGTAAAGAAGTCATTCAATAATTGTAGAAGAGTGCTGTGTTAATGCAGCACTCTTTTTTAATTTGTTCTTGCATCATTTCGACAAATTATGTACAATGATTTTTGGAGTCGCGCTGACTTCTGTCATCCCATTTAAGAAATCTAATAAAGTTTTTCGATATTTGTTGACATTATTAGATAAGGATGATATTATAATAAATGTCGCTACGGAGGAGTACCCAAGTCTGGCTGAAGGGAGCGGTCTTGAAAACCGCCAGGAGGTTCACGCCTCGCGGGGGTTCGAATCCCTCCTCCTCCGCCATTTTTTATGCGTGTAAAAATTGGAGATTGAAATAGAAAAAAAGGTCGTTACCGTTGTAGCGGTTTTTTTTATTAGATCACCCACCCTATAATCTACGGATTATAGGGCCTTTTTTATATACAATCCTATAGAAATAGAAAAGCCCAAGCTTATAAGCTTGGGCTTTTTCGTATTTATGGGCGATAACTAGAACGCCATTTACGTGATTGCTGAATGAAGTGTCCAATCTTCTCTAAGATCGGTTCAATGGAGCTTTCATCGTTTAGGATATCGTAATCCGCAATATTTAATCGAAGGACGGGGCAAGAGTTGAAATTATCAATCCAATTCTCATATCGGTTGAACATCTCTTCCCAATACTCTACTGGCGTTTGTTGCTCCATCGGGCGACCACGCTCTTTAATGCGGCCTACAACATCGTCAAAGGAACCTTCTAGATAAATGAGCAGGTCAGGATGAGGGAAATAGGGTGTCATAACCATTGCATCGAACAAGCTCTTATACGTATCGTAATCAACCTTGTTCATCGTGCCTTTCTCATAGTGCATCTTTGCAAAGATGCCTGTGTCCTCATAAATGGAACGGTCTTGAATAAAACCGCCACCATATTCAAAGATTTTCTTCTGCTCTTTGAAACGTTCAGCCAAGAAATAGACCTGGAGATGGAAGCTCCAGCGTTCAAAGTCGTTGTAGAATTTATCTAGATATGGGTTCGTATCCACCTTCTCTAAGGAGGTACGGAAATTTAGGGCATTCGCTAATGCGTTCGTCATGGTTGACTTACCGACCCCTACTGTACCGGCAATTGTAATGACGGCGTCGTGAGGGATGCCATAGCGGTTACGTTGGCTCATCGAATAACTTCCCCTTTGTTAAAATGGTTTTGTATCGTTTCAATCATATAGTCCAAATCTTCTTGATGGTTGACAAAGTCTAAATCATCCCCGTTAAAGCGCACAACTGGAATGTCTGGATGGTCGCGTTCAAACTTATTCATAAATAACTCATAATCACTTGAGAGCTGCTCCAAGTAAGAAGCTTGAATGTTCTGCTCCATTTCACGTCCCCGTTTCTTAATACGCTCAAGTAACGTGTCGAGGCTCGCATCAAGATATACAATCATGTTCGGACGAGGCATGTCTTGAGTTAAAATATTATAAATTTGAACGTATTTTGCGTACTCTTGCTTTTGAAGTGTACGCTCCGCAAAGATTAGGTTTTTAGAAATATGGTAATCGGACACGACAGCCTCAGACTGACTTAGAAACTTTTTTTCAATGTCACCTAGCTGTTTGTATCGATTACATAAGAAGAACATTTCCGTCTGGAAACTCCATTCTTCAATATCATCATAAAACTTCCCTAAAAAAGGATTTTCCTCTACAATCTCTTTCAATAACGTATATTGAAAATGGGAGGCAAGCTTTTTTGCTAAGGATGTCTTACCTACGCCAATGGGTCCTTCTACAGCGATAAAGGGCGTTTGTCCCATGTTTCCTCCTCCTTCAACCAGTAGACAATATTCGATACGTTCTGACAGACAAACTCTATTTTATCATACGAGAAGGTCGGAAGTAACAGCAGAATTCTCCCAATATAAAACGAAAGGCTTTTCAATCTTTTCGGTGTTTTGTATAATATGACTATTCTAGTATGGCCCTATAGCTCAGGGGATAGAGCGTAGGTTTCCTAAACCTTGCGTCGCAGGTTCGAATCCTGCTAGGGCCGTTCAATAACAAGGAATGCCTCCTTTTCACTTAGAAAGGGAGGCTTTTTTTGTTTCTTCATACAGTCAGTATCCTCGAGGAGGGGGCATTCCATTCTAGAGGGGTGCCTCTTCTTTATTCCGGTGTATCCTTTTTAGAGCAATTTGAAATTTCTTGGGTCGTACTTCCTTCTATCCTGCATATGTTCAGTAGTGTTGTGTTCCACAAAAAGGAAAAAGGAGTGTGAGAGATGGCTAAGATATGTTCAAATTGTGAGTGTTTACCATATACAGCGTTATGTGAGTGTCCAACTCAACAAGGGATTACGGTCATTCAGCCCGCATGTCAAACGTTACCGGATGGAAGTGTAACCGGAAATCCATGTTATCGACCTTCCCCTGAGAACCGTTCTTATTGGTCGTATAAAGTAATGACGGATAATGCAACCGCTACAGAGGCGGTTGACGCCTTTATCATCCCAATCTGTCAGGCGATCCTTGATGATAGTATTCTTGTGAAAGAAAAGGTTGATGGATGTGGAGACTTTGATAACGTTCCATTCCAGTTAGCTCAAACGAATCCAGTCTTCGGAACGGCTCCAGAAGGATTTCAATGGTTAATCGTCAATAACAATGGTCGCTATGGAAAAGGGATTTCAGTTGAATATCGATTAGAGGTTATAGGAAACTTCCCGAACGGTGTTCAACCAATCAGCACATTGGCTGGGGACTCTCCGCTAACGTTCGACTGTGAAGGTTGTTACATTGTGCCACAGTGTCC
Coding sequences within:
- a CDS encoding deoxynucleoside kinase, whose translation is MSQRNRYGIPHDAVITIAGTVGVGKSTMTNALANALNFRTSLEKVDTNPYLDKFYNDFERWSFHLQVYFLAERFKEQKKIFEYGGGFIQDRSIYEDTGIFAKMHYEKGTMNKVDYDTYKSLFDAMVMTPYFPHPDLLIYLEGSFDDVVGRIKERGRPMEQQTPVEYWEEMFNRYENWIDNFNSCPVLRLNIADYDILNDESSIEPILEKIGHFIQQSRKWRSSYRP
- a CDS encoding deoxynucleoside kinase, yielding MGQTPFIAVEGPIGVGKTSLAKKLASHFQYTLLKEIVEENPFLGKFYDDIEEWSFQTEMFFLCNRYKQLGDIEKKFLSQSEAVVSDYHISKNLIFAERTLQKQEYAKYVQIYNILTQDMPRPNMIVYLDASLDTLLERIKKRGREMEQNIQASYLEQLSSDYELFMNKFERDHPDIPVVRFNGDDLDFVNHQEDLDYMIETIQNHFNKGEVIR
- the serS gene encoding serine--tRNA ligase produces the protein MLDMKYLRNHFDEVKGKLQHRGEDLSDLNIFGELDTRRRELISETEELKAKRNEVSKQISELKKAKQDADHLITEMREVGDRVKELDQELRNVEEQLETLMMSIPNIPHESVPIGEDEDDNVLAREWGTIPQLNFEAKPHWELSEGLGILDFERASKVTGSRFVFYKGLGARLERALMSFMMDLHAEEHGYEEMLPPYMVNSQSLTGTGQLPKFEEDAFKVEDWGYYMVPTAEVPVTNYHREEILSGDALPQKYVAFSASFRSEAGSAGRDTRGLIRQHQFNKVELVQFVKPEDSYDVLEELTGHAEKVLQLLELPYRVMSMCTGDLGFTAAKKYDIEVWLPSYNTYREISSCSNFEDFQARRSGIRFRRSQNDKPEFVHTLNGSGLAIGRTVAAILENYQQEDGSVIVPEVLRPYMGGKEVIQ